Part of the Ruania alba genome is shown below.
GCGTCGCAGCAGCGGTTCGATCACGGAGTCACGACCACGCAGGTCGCGGTAGGAGGCGAGGGGGTCCCGGGCGTGCCCACGGCTGAGCAGCGCCTCTCGGAAGCGTTGACCGGCGGTGCGGTTGAGTCCGCCGTCGGTGCCTTCGGCCGCCTCGTCGCGGAACCAGTCCACGGTGTCGGCGTCGAGCACCTGACTCCAGATGTAGGAGTAGTAGCCGGCGTCGTACCCGCCGCCGAAGGTGTGGTTGAAATAGGTGGAGCGGTAGCGCGGCGGCACCAGGTCGAGCGCCACCCCGGCCTTCTGCAACGCTGCCGCCTCGAACGCCTCCACCTCGCCGGGTGTGGTGGGAACCTGTTCCGGGGTGAGTTGGTGCCATGCCTGGTCGAGCATCGCGGCGGCCAGGTACTCGGTCGTATCGAAGCCGACGCCATAGGCCTGGGAGGCGCGCAGCTGGTCGAGGGTGTCGACCGGGAGCGCCTCGCCGGTGAGGTGGTGGCGGGCGAAATGGGCAAGCACCTGCGGGTGCCACGCCCACATCTCGTTCACCTGGGAGGGGTACTCCACGAAGTCCCGCGGCACGGACGTGCCGGCAACGGAGGGATACCGCACCGCGGTGAACAGCGCGTGCAGGGCGTGGCCGAACTCGTGGAACGCAGTGATCACCTCGTCCCAGGTGAGCAGGGTGGGCTCCCCGGGGGCAGGACGGTTGATGGTGAGGTTGTTCACCACCACCGGTCGATGCCCGAGCAGTTCGGAGGCGTCCAGGAGGGTGTGCATCCATGCTCCACCGCGCTTACCCTCGCGAGCGTAATAGTCGCCGAGGAACAATCCCAGCGCGGTGCCGTCGGCCTCGTGCACCTCGAACACCCGCACGCCGTCGGCGTAGCCGATCAGGTCGGGGCGTTCTGTGAGTGTGATCCCGTACAGCTGACCGGCGGCATAGAAGACACCGTCGGTCAGGACCCGGTCCAGCTCCAGATAGGGGCGTAGCGCCTCTTCGTCGAAGGCGTAGCGCTGCCCGCGCACCCGGTCGGCGTACACCGCCCAGTCCCAGGCGGCGAGCTGGGCATCCGGTGAGTCCGCCTGCAGAGCGATGGTCAGGTCCTCCGCCTCACGCATCGCGTTGCGCGCCGCCGCCGGGGCCAGCCGGGCGAGCATCCCGTTGACGGCGTCCGTCGTCCCGGCCGTGGCACCTTGCGCCACGTAGTCAGCGTGGTGGGCATAGCCGAGGAGTTGGGCGCGTTCGGCCCGCAGGCGCGCCAGGTCCAGCACGATCTGCCGGGTGTCCGAGGCGCTGTCCAGCCCGGTGCCGCGGCTCAGCGAGGCTGTGTGCACGCGTTCCCGGAGGGTGCGGTTGGTGGTCTGTCCGACCACTGGCTGAGGTGTCGGCAGTCCGAGCGTGATCAGGTACCCCTCGCGGTCGCGGTCCTGCGCTGCTTCCCGCAGGGAGGACACCGTGCCGGCCGAGAGGCCGGCGAGCTCCCCAACATCGGGCACGTGCACGGCCGCTGCTTCCATACCGGCCACGACTCGTTGGGAGAACTGCGTCTCCAGTGACGTGATGCGACCGTTGAGCTCGCGTAGGTGCGCCTTGTCGGCGGCTGAGAGGGTGATCCCCGCGCGCTCGAAGAGGGTGCGGTAGCGGTCCAGGACCCACCGTGTCTCGGCCGGCGTGGACTCGTCGAGGTTGCGTGCCGCCTCGACGATCCTGGTGTAGATG
Proteins encoded:
- a CDS encoding M3 family metallopeptidase, yielding MPSTSLPAANPFAAPSPLPYGLPDFAAVRVEHFRPAFEAGLAQQRAEWEAIASNPEPVTVANTLDALESSGALLDRVQAVFFTLVSSAATDEIRTIEAEVAPRLADHSDALWLDDRIYTRIVEAARNLDESTPAETRWVLDRYRTLFERAGITLSAADKAHLRELNGRITSLETQFSQRVVAGMEAAAVHVPDVGELAGLSAGTVSSLREAAQDRDREGYLITLGLPTPQPVVGQTTNRTLRERVHTASLSRGTGLDSASDTRQIVLDLARLRAERAQLLGYAHHADYVAQGATAGTTDAVNGMLARLAPAAARNAMREAEDLTIALQADSPDAQLAAWDWAVYADRVRGQRYAFDEEALRPYLELDRVLTDGVFYAAGQLYGITLTERPDLIGYADGVRVFEVHEADGTALGLFLGDYYAREGKRGGAWMHTLLDASELLGHRPVVVNNLTINRPAPGEPTLLTWDEVITAFHEFGHALHALFTAVRYPSVAGTSVPRDFVEYPSQVNEMWAWHPQVLAHFARHHLTGEALPVDTLDQLRASQAYGVGFDTTEYLAAAMLDQAWHQLTPEQVPTTPGEVEAFEAAALQKAGVALDLVPPRYRSTYFNHTFGGGYDAGYYSYIWSQVLDADTVDWFRDEAAEGTDGGLNRTAGQRFREALLSRGHARDPLASYRDLRGRDSVIEPLLRRKGLL